The Kocuria sp. TGY1127_2 genome includes a window with the following:
- the aroC gene encoding chorismate synthase, whose protein sequence is MTLRWLTAGESHGEALVGIIEGVPAGVELTSEDIRRALARRRLGYGRGARMKFEEDRVRILGGVRHGLTQGGPVAIEIANTEWPKWTDVMSSDPVDPEVLEGRARNAPLTRPRPGHADFTGMQKYGFSEARPVLERASARETATRVALGVVASQILKSLGAGLVSHTTAIGSVSAPEDAPRPVPRDVDALDADPLRCFDASTSEAMVAEVDAAHKDGETLGGVVEVLAYGLVPGLGSYVHWDRRLDSRLAGALMGIQAIKGVEVGDGFLTAARRGTEAHDEITQDEQGRVQRASNRAGGIEGGMSIGDALRVRAGMKPIATVPRALKTVDTSSGEATTAHHQRSDVCAVPAAGVVAEAMVALVLADAYTEKFGGDSIAETRRNVDAYLASIPEELDFAPNIEGWDS, encoded by the coding sequence GTGACATTGCGTTGGCTGACCGCCGGAGAGTCCCATGGAGAGGCTCTTGTCGGAATCATTGAGGGCGTTCCCGCGGGCGTCGAGCTCACCTCGGAGGATATCCGCCGTGCCCTGGCCCGGCGCCGCCTCGGATACGGTCGCGGTGCCCGCATGAAATTCGAAGAGGACCGCGTCAGGATCCTGGGAGGCGTCCGGCACGGGCTGACCCAGGGCGGCCCCGTGGCGATCGAAATCGCCAATACGGAGTGGCCGAAGTGGACCGACGTGATGTCCTCAGATCCCGTGGATCCGGAGGTGCTCGAGGGGCGGGCTCGCAACGCTCCGTTGACGCGCCCCCGCCCCGGTCACGCGGATTTCACGGGAATGCAGAAATACGGTTTTTCAGAGGCCCGTCCCGTCCTGGAACGCGCCAGCGCGCGAGAGACCGCGACACGAGTAGCACTCGGTGTGGTCGCCTCCCAGATTCTCAAATCTTTGGGCGCCGGGCTGGTCAGCCACACCACGGCTATCGGGTCGGTTTCTGCCCCGGAGGACGCCCCACGGCCGGTGCCTCGCGACGTCGACGCGCTCGACGCCGATCCTCTTCGGTGCTTCGACGCGTCCACCTCCGAAGCGATGGTCGCCGAGGTGGACGCCGCGCACAAGGACGGCGAGACGCTCGGTGGCGTCGTGGAGGTTCTTGCCTACGGACTGGTACCGGGCTTGGGCTCATACGTCCACTGGGATCGCCGCCTCGACTCCCGCTTGGCCGGTGCCCTCATGGGGATCCAGGCGATCAAGGGTGTCGAAGTGGGGGACGGTTTCTTGACGGCCGCCCGGCGCGGGACGGAAGCCCATGACGAAATCACCCAGGACGAGCAAGGTCGGGTTCAGCGCGCGTCGAATCGCGCCGGCGGAATTGAAGGTGGCATGAGCATCGGAGACGCCCTTCGAGTGCGCGCCGGGATGAAACCCATCGCGACGGTGCCCCGGGCACTGAAAACCGTGGACACGTCCTCCGGCGAAGCGACCACGGCCCATCACCAGCGGTCGGATGTATGTGCGGTGCCGGCCGCAGGCGTTGTGGCCGAGGCAATGGTGGCCCTGGTTCTGGCGGATGCCTACACCGAGAAGTTCGGCGGCGATTCGATCGCGGAGACACGACGAAACGTCGATGCTTACCTCGCATCGATTCCCGAAGAACTGGATTTCGCCCCGAACATCGAAGGATGGGACTCATGA
- a CDS encoding shikimate kinase, which translates to MSSGQQGPVILIGPMAAGKSFLALHLSKFFGYGFVDVDQLIVERHGVIAELFVEYGEKYFRDIEADTIEMLLRSPDHQNSVISIGGGAPMTARVQELLDAHTVVYVLVDDETVRPRIEGNTTRPMLQPDPIARWHELFEARRETYERLATIVLDGRGDREIVSMADELHRNIQQIRSA; encoded by the coding sequence ATGAGCTCCGGACAACAAGGACCTGTGATTCTGATCGGGCCGATGGCCGCAGGCAAATCCTTCCTAGCCCTGCACCTATCCAAATTCTTCGGCTACGGATTCGTGGATGTCGACCAACTGATCGTTGAGCGCCACGGCGTCATCGCGGAACTGTTCGTCGAATACGGCGAGAAGTATTTTCGAGATATAGAAGCCGATACCATCGAAATGCTTCTTCGCTCCCCGGACCATCAGAACTCCGTAATCTCCATCGGTGGCGGCGCCCCCATGACTGCGCGTGTGCAGGAGCTCCTGGACGCGCATACCGTGGTGTATGTGCTGGTGGACGATGAAACCGTGCGGCCTCGTATCGAGGGGAACACCACACGGCCGATGCTCCAGCCGGATCCCATCGCACGGTGGCACGAGCTCTTCGAGGCACGCCGCGAAACATACGAGCGGCTCGCGACGATCGTCCTCGATGGACGCGGCGACCGGGAGATTGTATCGATGGCGGACGAACTCCACCGCAACATTCAACAGATTCGTTCCGCCTGA
- the nusB gene encoding transcription antitermination factor NusB, whose product MNSRTKARVRALEVLFESEERQQDTLEVLRRRRLHTAAIISEYSERIIRGVVDHDEEIREFVETYSKGWTMDRMPSVDRAILRLGAWELLYNDDVPDAVAVSEATGLAKTHSTDDSPRFINGLLGRLQKVKPTLLTD is encoded by the coding sequence GTGAATTCGAGGACGAAGGCGCGCGTTCGCGCCCTGGAAGTTTTGTTCGAGTCCGAGGAACGCCAGCAGGACACCCTCGAGGTGCTTCGTCGCCGGCGTCTCCATACGGCCGCGATCATTTCGGAGTATTCCGAGCGGATCATCCGTGGGGTAGTCGACCATGATGAAGAGATTCGGGAGTTCGTGGAAACGTACTCCAAGGGCTGGACCATGGACCGCATGCCGTCCGTGGACCGGGCGATCCTGCGCTTGGGCGCATGGGAATTGCTCTACAACGACGACGTACCGGACGCCGTAGCAGTTTCAGAGGCGACTGGCCTGGCCAAGACGCACTCAACCGATGATTCGCCTCGGTTCATCAACGGTCTGCTGGGCAGATTGCAGAAGGTCAAACCGACCCTGTTGACGGATTAG
- the pyrR gene encoding bifunctional pyr operon transcriptional regulator/uracil phosphoribosyltransferase PyrR encodes MTENSRREGNTRNRVSEHARVILDSADVNRVLTRIAHEIVEANKGTEDLVLLGIPRRGFPLAERIAQKISSTEPGFDPSSSLGQLDVTMYRDDLRRNTSRTPQPTRIPAGGIDGKNVVLVDDVLYSGRTIRAALDALGDFGRPAVVRLAVLADRGHRQLPIRADHVGKNLPTSQDESVRVFLRETDEPVALNTGDVDRDLDDCVLLDPAQAPATVEASHA; translated from the coding sequence ATGACCGAGAACTCACGCCGTGAAGGCAATACCCGAAATCGGGTATCCGAACACGCGCGCGTCATTCTGGATTCTGCGGATGTCAACCGGGTGCTAACCCGTATCGCCCACGAGATCGTCGAAGCCAACAAGGGCACGGAGGATCTCGTTCTCCTGGGCATTCCTCGGCGGGGCTTTCCGCTCGCCGAACGTATTGCCCAAAAAATCTCTTCGACCGAACCGGGATTCGATCCCAGTTCTTCTCTGGGGCAACTCGACGTCACGATGTATCGGGACGACCTGCGCCGCAACACCTCCCGGACGCCGCAACCGACCAGGATTCCGGCCGGCGGCATCGACGGCAAGAACGTGGTGCTCGTGGACGACGTGCTCTACTCGGGGCGCACGATCCGTGCTGCCTTGGATGCGTTGGGAGACTTCGGGCGGCCCGCGGTGGTCAGGTTGGCCGTGTTGGCCGATCGTGGGCACCGCCAGTTGCCGATCCGTGCGGATCACGTCGGCAAGAACCTGCCTACGTCCCAGGACGAGTCCGTTCGCGTCTTCCTCCGTGAAACGGATGAACCGGTCGCCTTGAATACAGGAGACGTCGACCGGGATCTGGACGACTGTGTCCTCCTGGACCCAGCCCAGGCACCCGCGACCGTGGAAGCGAGCCACGCATGA
- the aroB gene encoding 3-dehydroquinate synthase, with protein sequence MADGPSDATRIPVTGTLPSENYDVHVGHDLLGKLPEILGPRVRRILVIHPRALRSTGELVMNDLKAAGLESFSAEIPDAEEGKHVQVAAFCWQVLGQNDFTRSDAIISVGGGAVSDVAGFVAATWLRGVRVVHIPTTLLGMVDAAVGGKTGINTAEGKNLVGSFHPPAAVLCDIGTLRTLPVNELVTGLAEVIKCGFIADPEILDLIEAQPEKIRDSQSAVIRELIERSIRVKAEVVSSDLKESGRREFLNYGHTLGHAIELNERYQWRHGAAVAVGMMFAAELASTAGNLEESVVERTRSILEKVGLPTTYRGDQWKKLLDGMHRDKKARGNLLRFVVLDKIASPRIMEVPDESILFATYQEIAS encoded by the coding sequence ATGGCCGACGGGCCCTCAGACGCAACGCGCATTCCGGTCACCGGAACACTACCCTCGGAGAACTACGACGTTCATGTGGGCCACGATCTACTCGGGAAGCTCCCCGAAATTCTCGGGCCTCGCGTGCGTCGAATTCTCGTGATCCATCCACGGGCCCTGCGCTCGACGGGTGAGCTGGTCATGAACGATCTCAAGGCAGCCGGTCTCGAATCCTTCAGTGCCGAGATCCCGGATGCCGAAGAAGGCAAGCACGTCCAGGTCGCGGCATTCTGCTGGCAGGTGCTCGGCCAGAACGACTTCACGCGTTCCGACGCGATCATCTCCGTGGGCGGAGGCGCCGTGAGCGACGTCGCAGGGTTCGTGGCGGCAACGTGGCTCAGGGGCGTGCGCGTCGTACACATCCCGACGACGCTGCTCGGAATGGTTGACGCAGCCGTGGGAGGCAAAACGGGCATCAACACCGCCGAAGGCAAAAACCTCGTGGGCTCATTCCACCCTCCGGCAGCCGTCCTGTGCGATATCGGTACGTTGAGGACTCTTCCGGTCAACGAATTGGTCACCGGACTCGCCGAAGTGATCAAGTGCGGCTTCATCGCAGATCCGGAGATCCTCGACTTGATCGAGGCCCAGCCGGAAAAAATCCGTGATTCGCAGTCTGCCGTGATCCGAGAACTCATCGAACGATCCATACGCGTCAAAGCCGAGGTCGTCTCATCGGATCTCAAAGAATCCGGGCGTCGGGAGTTCCTGAATTACGGGCACACCCTGGGACACGCGATCGAGCTGAATGAACGCTACCAATGGCGCCACGGCGCCGCGGTGGCGGTCGGGATGATGTTCGCGGCAGAACTTGCGAGCACCGCGGGCAACTTGGAGGAAAGCGTCGTCGAGCGCACGCGTTCTATCCTGGAGAAGGTCGGGTTGCCGACGACGTACCGTGGTGACCAGTGGAAGAAATTGCTCGACGGCATGCACCGGGACAAGAAAGCCCGCGGGAACCTGTTGAGATTTGTGGTTTTGGACAAGATTGCTTCCCCACGAATCATGGAAGTTCCGGATGAGTCCATCCTCTTCGCGACGTATCAGGAGATCGCTTCCTGA
- the efp gene encoding elongation factor P produces MATTNDIKNGTILKLDGNLWGVIEFQHVKPGKGGAFVRTKLRNVNSGKVVDKTFNAGSKVDLTTVDRSEYQYLYQDGSDYVFMDNKTFDQIYVPGSVVGDAANFMLENQNVTLALHDGAPLYIELPPSVVLEITYTEPGLQGDRSTGGNKPATLETGATIQVPLFVEQGTKVKVDTRSGDYLGRVNE; encoded by the coding sequence GTGGCAACGACCAACGACATCAAGAACGGAACCATCCTCAAGCTGGACGGAAATCTCTGGGGCGTCATCGAGTTCCAGCACGTCAAGCCGGGTAAGGGCGGTGCGTTCGTGCGCACCAAGTTGCGCAACGTCAACAGCGGCAAAGTAGTCGACAAGACTTTCAATGCCGGTTCCAAGGTCGACCTCACCACCGTGGATCGCTCGGAATACCAGTACTTGTACCAGGACGGTTCCGACTACGTCTTCATGGACAACAAGACTTTTGACCAGATTTACGTCCCGGGGTCGGTCGTTGGCGATGCCGCCAACTTCATGCTCGAGAACCAGAACGTGACGTTGGCTCTGCACGACGGCGCTCCTTTGTACATTGAGCTGCCCCCGTCGGTTGTCCTGGAGATCACCTACACCGAGCCCGGCCTGCAAGGTGACCGTTCGACCGGTGGCAACAAGCCCGCGACCCTCGAGACCGGCGCGACCATCCAGGTCCCGCTGTTCGTTGAGCAGGGGACCAAGGTCAAGGTTGACACTCGTTCCGGCGATTACCTGGGTCGCGTCAACGAGTGA
- a CDS encoding aspartate carbamoyltransferase catalytic subunit, whose amino-acid sequence MRHLLDTKDLSLDEAVQILDTADSMAEVGNREVKKLPALRGRTVVNLFFEDSTRTRISFETAEKRLSADVINFAAKGSSVSKGESLKDTAQTLEAINADAIVIRHPSSGAPARLAASGWISSPVINAGDGTHAHPTQALLDAMTLRQHRSRLTGAETRGSDLDGMNVAIVGDVLHSRVARSNVWLLALLGARVTLVSPPTLLPVGIQDWPVEVQYSLDEAMKQDLDAIMMLRIQRERMHAAFFPSSEEYARLWGLTPERLALLDAQGAETAILHPGPMNRGLEISAAAADSPRSLVLDQVTNGVSVRMSVLYHLMTGPQDQPQTSAL is encoded by the coding sequence ATGAGACATCTTCTCGATACCAAGGACCTGAGCCTCGACGAAGCGGTCCAAATTCTCGATACCGCCGACAGTATGGCAGAGGTCGGGAACCGCGAAGTCAAGAAATTACCGGCGCTGCGCGGGCGAACCGTGGTCAACCTGTTTTTCGAGGATTCCACGCGAACTCGGATCTCCTTCGAAACTGCGGAAAAACGACTTTCGGCCGACGTCATCAACTTCGCGGCCAAGGGCTCTTCGGTCTCCAAGGGAGAATCCCTCAAGGACACGGCGCAGACCCTGGAAGCCATCAACGCGGACGCCATCGTGATCCGTCACCCCTCTTCGGGAGCTCCCGCGAGGTTGGCTGCGAGCGGGTGGATTTCTTCTCCCGTGATCAACGCGGGGGACGGAACGCACGCCCACCCGACGCAGGCCCTTCTGGACGCCATGACCCTCCGGCAGCACCGGTCCCGACTCACCGGTGCCGAAACCCGAGGGTCGGATCTCGATGGAATGAACGTTGCAATCGTGGGAGACGTCCTCCATTCACGCGTGGCCCGATCCAACGTGTGGTTGCTTGCTCTGCTCGGAGCGCGGGTCACCTTGGTCTCGCCCCCGACCTTGCTTCCCGTGGGCATCCAGGACTGGCCGGTCGAGGTGCAGTACAGCCTCGACGAGGCCATGAAACAGGACCTGGACGCGATCATGATGCTGCGCATACAGCGTGAAAGAATGCATGCGGCTTTCTTCCCTTCCTCGGAGGAATACGCGCGCCTCTGGGGTTTGACCCCTGAGCGCCTCGCCCTGCTCGATGCGCAAGGGGCCGAAACCGCGATTCTTCACCCCGGGCCCATGAACCGTGGCCTAGAAATCAGCGCGGCGGCGGCCGACTCACCGAGATCGCTGGTCCTGGACCAGGTCACCAACGGCGTCTCGGTCCGCATGTCCGTTCTCTACCACCTGATGACCGGTCCGCAGGACCAGCCCCAGACCTCCGCACTGTAA